The genomic interval TCGTCGCTTTTCGGGCGATGTCGATTGGGCGCCGCGCGTTGGAGATAGACCAGCGTTTTTCCGGCTTTCTGGCCTGCGCCATCGGTATCTGGTTCAGTTTCCAGACACTGGTCAATGTCGGCGCGGCGGCGGGTATGTTGCCGACCAAAGGGTTGACGTTACCCCTCATCAGTTACGGGGGATCCAGCTTGCTGATTATGTCGACGGCGATCGTACTGTTGTTGCGCATTGATTATGAGACGCGCCTGACCAGAGCGCAGGCGTTTACGAGGAGTGCCCGATGAGTGGCGAAGGCAAGCGTTTAATGGTGATGGCGGGCGGTACCGGTGGGCATGTTTTCCCCGGACTGGCGGTAGCGCATCACCTGATGGCGCAAGGCTGGCAGGTGCGCTGGCTGGGGACGGCGGATCGTATGGAAGCGGATCTGGTGCCGAAACACGGCATCGACATTGATTTCATCCGTATCTCCGGCCTGCGGGGTAAAGGGCTGAAAGCACTGTTGCTGGCGCCGGTGCGGATTTTTCGGGCGGTATGTCAGGCCAGAGCCATTATGCGGCATTATCGGCCGGATGTGGTGCTGGGCATGGGCGGGTATGTTTCCGGCCCCGGCGGGCTGGCCGCCTGGTTGTGCGGTATTCCGGTGGTGCTGCATGAGCAGAATGGCGTTGCGGGGCTGACCAATCGCGGGTTGTCGCGTATCGCCAAAAAGGTTTTACAGGCATTTCCAGGCGCGTTTCCGCATGCGGATGTGGTGGGCAACCCGGTTAGAACCGATGTGTTGGCCTTGCCGTCGCCGCAGGAACGGTTGGCGGATCGTCAGGGGCCGGTGCGGATTCTGGTGGTCGGCGGCAGTCAGGGCGCCCGCATACTGAATCAGACGATGCCAGATGTGGCGGCGCGTTTGGGTGACGCGGTGACGATTTGGCACCAGACCGGCAAAGGCGCGCAAGGTGAAGTTGAAGCGGCTTATGGCCGCGCTGGTCGGCCTGAGCATCGCATCACTGAATTTATTGATGATATGGCGGCGGCGTATGCCTGGGCGGACGTGGTGGTATGTCGTTCCGGCGCGCTGACGGTCAGCGAGATTGCGGCGGCGGGGTTGCCCGCATTGTTTGTGCCGTTTCAGCATAAAGATCGGCAGCAATACTGGAATGCGCTGCCGCTGGAAAAAGCGGGGGCGGCCAGGATTGTCGAGCAACCGCAACTGAGCGTGGAAACCGTCAGCGACATTCTTTCCGGCTGGGATCGCGGGACATTGCGCGATATGGCGCAGAAAGCCCGAGCTGTGGCGATCCCTGATGCGACGGCGCGGGTTGCCGCCGAGG from Musicola paradisiaca NCPPB 2511 carries:
- the murG gene encoding undecaprenyldiphospho-muramoylpentapeptide beta-N-acetylglucosaminyltransferase — protein: MSGEGKRLMVMAGGTGGHVFPGLAVAHHLMAQGWQVRWLGTADRMEADLVPKHGIDIDFIRISGLRGKGLKALLLAPVRIFRAVCQARAIMRHYRPDVVLGMGGYVSGPGGLAAWLCGIPVVLHEQNGVAGLTNRGLSRIAKKVLQAFPGAFPHADVVGNPVRTDVLALPSPQERLADRQGPVRILVVGGSQGARILNQTMPDVAARLGDAVTIWHQTGKGAQGEVEAAYGRAGRPEHRITEFIDDMAAAYAWADVVVCRSGALTVSEIAAAGLPALFVPFQHKDRQQYWNALPLEKAGAARIVEQPQLSVETVSDILSGWDRGTLRDMAQKARAVAIPDATARVAAEVVAAADSRVAPAAQR